One genomic window of Staphylococcus hsinchuensis includes the following:
- a CDS encoding DUF805 domain-containing protein produces the protein MEKKVGFKEALKLFWQNYVNFKGRSRRSEYWYMTLWHIIFMIPAYALIFIGMVMAIAGFGDNNGGVGTIGLIVLFLAWIYLILYALATFIPNISILVRRFHDTGRSMLMPLIGIGAGIFGYIILIIISSMDPEFNSVVSILFSLIIYLIMIGLGIYNFVITLLDSEPNNNKYGPSPKYHSQNNHVNNQYNSNI, from the coding sequence ATGGAGAAAAAAGTAGGTTTTAAGGAAGCTTTGAAGCTTTTCTGGCAAAACTATGTTAATTTCAAGGGACGCTCTCGTAGAAGTGAATACTGGTATATGACGCTATGGCATATAATCTTTATGATACCAGCCTATGCCTTAATATTTATCGGAATGGTTATGGCTATCGCTGGTTTTGGTGATAACAATGGTGGCGTTGGTACGATAGGTTTAATTGTATTATTTTTAGCTTGGATATACCTTATCTTGTATGCATTAGCAACATTTATTCCAAATATCTCTATATTAGTGAGAAGATTTCATGATACTGGCCGTTCGATGCTTATGCCTTTAATTGGTATTGGCGCAGGTATTTTTGGATACATTATTCTCATCATTATTTCTTCAATGGATCCAGAATTCAATAGTGTCGTTAGTATCTTGTTTTCATTAATTATTTATTTAATTATGATAGGTTTAGGCATTTATAATTTTGTAATTACTTTATTGGACAGTGAACCTAATAATAATAAATATGGTCCAAGTCCAAAATATCATTCACAAAATAACCATGTAAATAATCAGTATAATTCAAACATTTAA
- a CDS encoding DNA-3-methyladenine glycosylase, with the protein MDFLTRDTCSIAKDLLGVRVIFQDDIHTYTGYIVETEAYLGFKDRAAHGYNGKQTPKVRSLYKSGGTIYGHVMHTHLLINFVTQAEGVPEGVLIRAVEPEDNIETMQLNRGKRGYELTNGPGKWTKAFNIPRHLDGSRLNEGRLKIDTKRRKFPRHIDESARVGIPNKGEWTHTPLRYTVHGNPYVSKMRKSDMQLPEETWR; encoded by the coding sequence ATGGATTTTTTAACAAGAGATACGTGTTCAATTGCAAAAGATTTATTAGGCGTTCGCGTGATATTCCAAGATGATATACATACCTATACAGGTTATATCGTTGAAACCGAAGCCTATCTCGGGTTTAAAGACAGAGCCGCACATGGATATAATGGCAAACAAACACCTAAAGTTCGCTCATTGTATAAATCAGGTGGTACAATTTACGGACATGTTATGCACACACATTTACTAATCAACTTTGTAACTCAAGCAGAAGGTGTACCAGAAGGAGTGCTCATCAGAGCAGTAGAACCTGAGGATAACATTGAAACGATGCAATTAAACAGAGGTAAGAGGGGTTACGAATTAACCAATGGCCCCGGTAAATGGACGAAAGCATTTAATATACCAAGACACCTCGATGGCTCTAGATTGAATGAAGGACGTCTCAAGATTGATACAAAGCGTCGAAAATTTCCACGTCATATTGACGAAAGTGCACGTGTTGGCATTCCTAATAAAGGCGAATGGACCCATACACCCTTACGCTACACCGTACATGGTAATCCCTACGTTTCAAAAATGCGTAAATCAGACATGCAGTTACCAGAAGAAACATGGCGATAA